A single window of Jeotgalibacillus haloalkalitolerans DNA harbors:
- a CDS encoding deoxyribonuclease IV yields the protein MLKIGSHVSMGGKKMLLGASEEAVSYGSSTFMIYTGAPQNTRRKAIEELNIEAGLAHMKEHGIEDIVVHAPYIINIANTTKPETFELGVNFLRSETERTAALGAKQIVLHPGAHVGAGADKGIERIIEGLNEVLTADQTVQVALETMAGKGSECGRSFDELAKIIDGVTHNEKLSVCFDTCHVHDAGYDIVNDFDSVLEEFDRIVGLDRIKVVHVNDSKNPRGASKDRHENIGFGHIGYEALDRIVHHEVFSQIPKILETPYVGEDKKDKKPPYKHEIQMLQNRAFNEKLIEEIKGNA from the coding sequence ATGTTGAAAATCGGATCACACGTCTCAATGGGTGGCAAAAAAATGCTTCTCGGAGCCAGTGAAGAAGCGGTATCATACGGGTCATCCACTTTTATGATTTATACAGGTGCGCCTCAGAACACAAGAAGAAAAGCAATTGAAGAACTGAATATTGAGGCAGGCCTTGCGCATATGAAAGAACACGGAATCGAAGATATTGTCGTCCATGCCCCGTATATCATTAATATCGCAAACACTACAAAGCCGGAAACTTTCGAGCTTGGGGTTAACTTTCTGAGATCTGAAACTGAAAGAACGGCTGCGCTTGGTGCAAAACAGATTGTCCTGCATCCCGGTGCCCATGTTGGTGCAGGAGCGGATAAGGGTATAGAACGAATCATTGAGGGGCTGAATGAAGTGCTGACGGCTGATCAGACTGTTCAGGTTGCCCTTGAAACAATGGCTGGCAAAGGATCTGAATGCGGCCGTTCATTTGATGAGCTGGCAAAGATTATTGATGGAGTTACACACAATGAAAAGCTTTCCGTATGCTTTGATACATGCCACGTTCATGATGCGGGCTATGATATTGTGAATGATTTTGATAGTGTACTTGAGGAATTTGACCGGATCGTAGGGCTTGACCGGATTAAAGTCGTTCATGTCAATGACAGTAAGAACCCAAGAGGTGCTTCAAAGGACCGTCACGAAAATATCGGGTTTGGTCATATCGGATATGAGGCACTTGACCGGATCGTTCATCATGAAGTCTTTTCACAGATTCCTAAAATCCTTGAAACACCGTACGTCGGTGAAGATAAGAAAGATAAAAAACCGCCGTACAAGCACGAAATCCAAATGCTTCAAAACAGAGCATTTAATGAAAAGTTAATCGAAGAGATTAAAGGAAATGCTTAA